From the candidate division KSB1 bacterium genome, the window CAAGCAGATTAACCGTCTCTTCGAAAATATTTTCTCCAGCAAAAAGGATTCTTTGAATAGAATTCCAATAATAAATTTCATGCTTCATCGCGATGTTTTAGATATTTGGGCGGGTTTAGATTTTCGGATTCGCTGGATCTGAAAGCGCGTCGGTCATGTAAATTTCAAGATTTATCCGAATCGACTGTGCGCTGACGATGCGCTTGGATACCGGCTGAAATGACCAATCAAAATAGATTTCGTTTCTCTAAATTTCTATAATATGGTTCGAGCTCAGCAATTTAATGAGCCGTGGGGCAATTGCTGGACGAACCAAAATCCCAAAAATAACAGTTATCAGCTTCTAACCCAACGAGTGTTCCTGATAAAACGCTCGGTCGCTCTAGAAAACTGTGTGGACTGGAGCGTATCCGATATCTATTTTACAGAATTCGATTTGGCCGACCTATACTTCAGCATATATGATTTATTTTCGCACAAAAAATCAATAAGTCTGAAATTGAGCTCTTTTGTAAATCGTAAAACATGTTTTGGAATTTAACTGGCAGGTCTTTATGGTTGGACACGATTACGTTTTGAAATTAGGCAACTATGAACTCGAATGTCAATCTGCTATTGAACAATTAAGAGAGCAACGGATTATTGAACGCATCTGGGAGTTAGATTATACGGTCTGGAAGTCTCAATCTGACGAGATCGTCAATCGTTTGGGATGGTTACAAGCGCCATCTTACACAAAGAGTCACATTCCAAGTATTGAGTCTTTTATAGCTGAACTGCGAAATGAAGGGATGACTCATGGATTATTGTTGGGAATGGGTGGATCGAGTTTGGCTCCCGAGGTATTTCGGTCCGTGTTTGGAGTGAAACCGGGATATTTAGACCTGGCCGTGCTGGATAGTACGGTTCCAGATGTGGTGCTGACATATGCTCGCCGGCTCGATCCAAAGCGAACGTTAGTGATCGCCTCAACTAAGTCTGGGGGAACGGTAGAGACTATTTCGTTTACCAAATATTTTTATGCTTGGCTTCAGGATGCGCTGGGTGATGAGAAGGCAGGGCAGCATTTTATTGCAATAACTGACCCGGGAAGTGGTTTAGAAACCCTTGCTAGAGAATGGCAGTTCCGAAAGATATTTCTCAATGATCCCAATATCGGCGGGAGGTTCTCCGCATTATCGCTATTTGGGATGGTGCCCGCTGCCTTGATCGGCGTTGACATTGAAGGATTTTTAAAGCGCGCTGATCGCATGGCGCAGCGTTGTCAGCAACATGCCGAGAGCAATCCTGGGGCAATTTTGGGTGCTGTGATCGGGAAATTAGCACAACTTGGTCGAGATAAGCTTACCTTTCTATTATCACCAGAGCTAATTCCATTAGGCGGCTGGATCGAACAATTGATCGCCGAAAGCACTGGAAAGGAAGGGAGAGGGATTGTTCCGATCATTGGCGAAGCTGAACTTGATCCAACAGACTATGCTCCAGATCGGCTGTTTGTTTTAATCCAATTGGCTGGGGAGAATGGCCACACTCACCGAGTGAACGCTCTTGTCGAGGCTGGGCATCCAGTCATAGAAATTACGTTGGACCGCTGTGAAGATCTTGCAGGTGAACTGTTTCGCTGGGAAATGGCGACCGCTATAGCTTGCTATTTTTTGGAGGTGAATCCTTTCGATCAGCCCAACGTGGAGTCCTCCAAGGTGGCCGCGCGACAGATGATTGCCAGTTATAGACAGAGCGGCAGGTTGCCAGAAATGGAGCCCACGGCTATTGTCGATGGCATCAAAATTTGGAGCGATGCCTCTGCTAAAAACATCAGCGATGCCATCAAACGGCTAATGGATCACGCGCAACGCGGGGAGAATGGTCTTAGTAGGAGCTATGTGGCAATTCAATCGTTTATGGCACCTTCCTCGGAAATGGACGCTTCCTTGCACAAGCTCAGAACGGCGATCCAACAAAGTTATCGACTCGCGACCACAGTTGGGTATGGCCCACGGTTTTTGCATTCAACTGGACAGCTTCACAAGGGAGATGCAGGAAACGGGCTATTTATTCAAATAACCGCTCCTTTTGCTGAGGACACATTGATCCCTGAGCCCTCAGAACCTGCTTCGTCCCATATTAGCTTCGGAACATTAGCATTGGCCCAGGCGCTTGGCGATTTCCACGCCTTGCGCGCAGCGAACCGAAACATTGTTCGGTTCCATTTGAGTAACGATGTGATCGGAGGAATAAAAAAAATTATCGAATCAATTCGAAAGCTAAATAAAAAAGCCCTATGATTTGGATAGCTATTCGTCATGGTCGATCCTTATAGCTAATTCCAGATTAGATTTTTGCTGGAGAAACGATCCTATTAAGCCAGATACCAAATGAGTGCCACAGAACAGGATCTGGTCGAATTGTCACAAGATCATATGAGGTCATTGGCTTAAACGATTTATTCCATAAGATGGGTATTGCCCAAATTGGTAACAGAAAGCTTTTCAAAAAAGTAAGATCGATTTGTGGATAGATGAGATATAGGAAAAATAGGATGAGATGATCAATCGAGATAAATATAAAAAACAAGCGGCGCAAAAAGCGGTGCAATTAATTGAAAGTGGAATGATTATCGGGTTGGGATCGGGGAGCACCGCATGGTTTGTCCTGGCAGAAATTGGACGATTGCTGCGAGAGGGAACGCTCGAGGGGATCGTTGGTGTTCCCAGCTCGAAAATGACTGAACAAAGTGCTCGCGAATTTGGCATTCCATTGGGTTCTTTGAATGAATTTCCGGAGCTTGACCTGACCATAGATGGAGCGGATGAGGTGGATCCCCAGCTAAATCTCATTAAAGGAGGCGGTGGAGCGCTCTTGCGCGAAAAAATTTTAGCGGAGCATTGTCGTCGATTGATTATCGCGGTTGATGAAAGCAAGCTATCCCCAATTCTGGGCATGAAACATCCGGTACCAGTTGAGGTGATCCCGTTTGGCTATCAGCCGGTCTTGAATTTTCTCTCAACGCTTGCTGCCGAAGCGAAGCTTCGACTCGATCAAACCCATCAGCCAGTTTTAACGGATCAAGGAAATTACATCATCGATTGCAAATTTGCAGGACTCTCTGAGCCAGAAAAATTGGCGGCGAAACTGAGCAGTAAAGCCGGTATCGTCGAGCATGGCCTGTTCATCAACTTGGCAAGTGATGTGATCGTGGCCGGAAAACATGGAATTCAGCATCTGGTAGCGATGCACAAAAATAGAAACGATCAATCCTGAAAATCGGTTGTTTTGTTATATCCAGCGTAGTGCTCTTTTTTTGGAGCAGGCGTCTTTTAAAATAACCAAATCATTATTACCAATTCAAATTGTAACAGGGAGTTGAATAGCAGATATGGAAAAAGTGGAAAACTTTGTCATGGTGATCTTTGGGGCATCAGGCGAGCTGACCAAACGGAAGCTCATCCCATCATTGTTTGAGCTGTACCGTAAAAATAAGTTGCCTGTCAATTTTGCCATCCTTGGTGTGGGGAGATCGGATTATGATGACGAATCGTTTCGGGAGAAGGTGAATATCAACGTGAAACTGTTTGCGAAGAGCAAACCAGTGAACCCAAAATTGTTGCGTGATTTCTTGGGCAAAGTGTTCTATGAAGAGCTCGACCCCACCAATTCAGAGGCATACGAGCAATTGAAGACGCGACTTGGTGAATTGGATCAATTGGTGGAAGCAAACGGAAATATGATTTATTATCTGGCAATCCCATCTTCCATCTATGCAACAGTGGTTACGAATTTGGGGGTTCACGGACTCCACCAGTCGAGCGATCATAGGGGATGGAAGCGAATTGTGTTGGAAAAGCCATTATGCAGCGACCTGGCAGGCGCATGTTCGTTGAACGCGCAATTGCATGAGTATTTTCAGGAGCAGCAAATTTTCCGAATGGATCATCTCTTTGCCAAAGAGGGGTTGCAAAACATCATCGCATTTCGCTTGGCCAATTCGATGTTCGAGCCACTGTGGAACCGCAACTACATCCAGCGGGTAGAAATCACAGCGGCCGAAAGCGTCGGTGTTGAGGATCGACCAGAATATTACGATGCCAACGGCGCTTTGCGCGATATGGTCCAAACGCATCTATTGCCATTGATGTCTTTATTTGCAATGGATCCGCCGTCGCGATTCGAAGCCGAGACCATTCGGAATGAGAAGATCAAAGTGTTTCATTCGCTGGTACCGATCCTCCAAGAAAATGTGAGCAAGCAGGTGGTTCGCGGTCAATATCTGGAGTCCATCATTCGAGGCGAGAAGATCGCTGCCTATCGCAAGGAGAAAAAAGTCGATAAGGACTCAAGAACTGAAACCTACGTCGCCATGAAATTTTTCATCGATAATTGGCGTTGGGGAGGCGTTCCATTTTATATCCGCACCGGTAAGCGCTTACCGACCAAGATCACTGAAGTAGCCTTCTATTTTAAAAAATCGCCCCATTCTCTATTCACCCGTGAATTTCCCACACGATATAATGACAACCAATTGGTGTTTCGGATTCAACCCGATGAAGGGATCTGGTTTAAATTTGGGATGAAAATGCCCAGTGGTGGCTTTAACATTAAATCGGTGAACGTCGATTTTCATTATAAAGACCTTGGTGAGATAGAATTCCCTGAACCGTATGAACAAATGTTATTGGATTGCATTCAGGGGGATTTAATGATGTTCACCCGCTCCGATGTCATGGAGGCGTGTTGGGCGTTTCTAAATCCGATTTTAACAGCTTGGCATGAAAACCCTGAGATTAAGCTCTATGGCTATGTGGCTGGGAGTTGGGGACCGAAGGAGGCAGCCAATTTGCTCGAACCAGGTGAAGAATGGCGTTATCTCAGTAAAGAACTCGTCAATGGGGTGGAATCTGTTGAGCTATAGCTTTCTTGCTTAAACAACTCTGGACTTCTGCAAAATGTAGGAATCCATCAGTCAGACGCGTTGTTTGGCAGGCGAAAATCTGATGAAGCCGGTGATTCTGTGAGACGTGAGGGATGAAGATTCCTCACTCCGCTCCTATTAATATGATCGCAAATTTTCTATTTGCAGAAGCCACTGAGCAATCGAAAATTGGTCCTCTTTTAGCCGTCTCCGATTGACCGATGATTTTGCTTCCCAGAATTGGAGATAATAGCCTGCTGTTTGTTGATTTTGAGGAAAAATATGATAGCGCTTGCTGTCTGGTGATCATTGAAGATATTACCTCAGTGCCAAGGTCAGTTGTCCCATTTTTTGGGACGCAAAAAAGCGAGTAAAGCACAATCGATATGATTATCCTGCCTCATTCAGCATGAGGAGTTCGATCGAATAATTTATTTATGGCAGTGATTAAGCATGACATTTCCGTTGAAACGAAAAGAAAAATTTGACAAGCATAGCCTTCGTGGTTTAATTTACATGACAGTATCCACCTTTGGCATCCTTTATGAACTGGTCTATTCGAAACAAGTCAGGATCCTATTGATCGTCGGTTACAGCGTGGTCTTTGTCTTCGGCATCTTATATATTTTGTATATCAAACCCTACGAGCAGCATGACAAATCCCATGGCAGATAGATTCCAGCATTGCTTCGCGCAGGTTCATCCAAAAGCGAAGAGACAAATTTCAATTTAGCATCGCACACGCAATTGCTCTCATGCAAAAACGGCAGCAGGAAGTGAATGACACACTATGGCCCCTGGGCCAAATTCATTGCAAAGATCTAAATGATTTTTTGATTCGGAGAATCATTAGCGGATAGGAGTTCGAGTTGCCCCTATAATTTTTCGATAAAGACTTAGATGCAGCGATGTTATCAAATGCGTAGTTCTATTGAAAGTCTTTTCTTAGAAAATAGGTCAAGCAAGTTCGTCACTAAGCAAAAATCTCTGACATCCTTCTAATTAACGGGCATGGGGCAAGTCTCATACAGCTTTCCTCAGCAGCTACTTGGGAAAATGAAAGCTTTCGACTCGGTAAATATCGTCTCGTTTTTCATATTGGAAGAAGTTTTAATGTTGCTTGAACCATTCATCATAATAGAGAGATTTTAAATAATGATTATTCTTCTTCACTGCGGCAGGCTTTGGTTCACGATTCGAGGTTGCATCTCAAGAATCATTGCAATTCCATGAATTGGGGATCAAATGATTATCAGAAGCATCAAGCTGAAAAATTACCGACGATTTCGAGAACTCGAGCTTGAGTTGCCCGAGAACCTTATTGGGATCGTGGGCAATAATGGAGCCGGAAAGACCACCATTGTAGAAGCGATTGGCTGGTGTCTCTATGGCAATCGCATCCGTCGCACCGACAAACAAGACGTTCGTTCGCAATGCTGTGGTGCTGGCGAAACTTGCTCGGTGGAATTGATTTTTACCTGCGGTGATCATGAATATCGGATTGTTCGACAGCTCAAGGGCAGAGCTGCCAATGTGGAAGCGGCACTATATCTTAATGCAGATCGAGAGCCCATTGCTGTGCAGGAACGGGGAGTGAACGATTATGTTGAACAGCTATTAAATCTCGATTACCGATCGTTTTTTATATCTGTATTTGCGCGGCAGAAGGATTTAGCTGCAATTTCTACCCTGCAACCAGAAGATCGTCGCAAAAGCATTGCTCGGTTAATTAATATCGAAACGATCGATCGGGCAAGAAATGACATCAGGACGGATCGGTCCACAAAGGAAGCGCGACTGGCTGGAATTACCTCCAGCTTAAAAGATGAGTCAGAGTTGAAAGAGCAGGAGAAACAGCTCAAATTGAAATTGGACGCAGTCGTTCAATCTCGGGAGGAGTTGAATCAGAAGCTTCTGCACCTTCAAGAGCAAATGGACGGGTTGAAGCAGGAATTTGAAGCGCAGAACCAGATTCGGGATCAATATCAATCGATACAGGCTCGCATTGAAAAATGGAAATCTCGGCAAGCTGATTTCGAATCGCGTTTACGTCGAACCCAGCAGAATATAGAAGCGATTCAAAAGGCAAAACAGGAACTGGAATTTCTAAGGCCGCAGCTTGCCGATTATAATAAAATTCAGCGCGAAAAAGAACGTCTCGATAAGGAGAGCGTCAAATACTTTCAGCTCAAGGCCAAGGAGGAAGAACTGCAGCGGTTGGCCCAGCGCATTACTAAAGAGCAAGTTGCATTGACTCGACTCGATGAAGAATTAAAAGCGTTGGCGGGAATTGATCAGAAGGTGATTGACCAGAATAATGAGATTGCCAGACTCGAGACAGAACGAGAGAATTTGCGCAAGCAGCTATCCTCTGTGGAGGGACAAAAACTAAAAGTCAGGGAAAAAGGGGTTGAAATAAAGGAAAAACGAACGAAGATCGAAAGCCTTGGCCCAGAGAGCCCGTGTCCAGTGTGCACCCGACCCTTACATGACCACTATGATCAGGTCCTCGCTCAATTCGACGCAGATTTGAATCGGTTACGTCAAGAGTTTCTGGCGTTGAGCGAGGATGAAAAAAAGTTAAATCAAGCGGTTGCTGAAATCAGTGAGAAGCTCAAACAGACAAATCAATTTCGAGACGGCCTGTTGCAGGCGCAGGAACAATTTCGAGAACGAGATAAACAGCGCAACCAAACCAAAGAACGGCTGGAAGATTTATTGCGAAGCCAAAAGCAACTGAAGGGAGAGGTCGCGGAAATTGGGAAGGTTGAATATAATGAAGCTGATCATCAGGAGTTAAAAAAGAAATTAAAGCTTTTGACCGAACTGCGCGATCAGGCATTGAAGTTTGAGGAACAATTGAAGCGGCTCCCTGACGAGCAGCAGGAATTACAACAAATCACCGCTACGTTGAAGGATTTAGCAGCCGAAATCGCTCAGGAACACGAGCGGTTGTTTGCGCTAAATTTTGATGAAGCCAAATACCTTTCCCTGAAGCAACAAGTCGAAAAACAACAGCGACTAATAGACCAGGTACGCGAACAAATCCATGAAACCGAGCAGGAAATTGTTCGAATTCAAAAGGACAATGATTATGTAAAAAATGAATTAAATACTATCCGCAGGCTTCAGCAAGAGATCGATCAATTGAAGCAAGAAATTGTGGATTTAAAATTGTTGGATCATCATTTGGGGGTGTTTCGTCAGGAACTCAGCGGACGCATTCGGCCGCTCATTGCCAATCGAGCCTCTGAGCTATTGCATCTCACGACTCAAGGCCGCTATTCGGTTTTAGAGTTGGATGACGACTACAATATCTATTTATATGATCAAGCCAACCGCTTTCCACTTGCGCGCTTCTCAGGAGGTGAACAGGATTTAGCTAATCTCTGCCTTAGAATTGCCATTAGCCAGGTTGTAGCAGAACGTTCTGGCCGATCGCAGATCAATTTCATCGTCCTTGACGAGATTTTCGGATCCCAGGACGAGCAACGAAAGGATCTGATCCTCAATGCACTGCAACACCTCTCGTCTCAATTCCGACAAATCTTTATCATTTCCCATGTGGAGGGGATAAAAGATGCTCTGCCAGTCATCATTTCCGTCGAAGAAAAATCGCTCGACGAAAGCGTGGCAAAGCTACTATAATAAATTCATAAAATGGATAATTGCTGGAAGCGCAATCTAAAAATTAGGGAGTGGTTGTGACTGAATAAAGCCGTGGGGTTGCAGATCTATGGGACAAAAGAATGATAATATCAAGCCCTCTGATAAGCCAGAAGAATTGGATGAAGCACTTCCAGAGTCTATCGAGGTGACAGATGTGTTGGATCTCCATGGCTTTTTTCCAGAGCAAGTGCCAGAAATCGTTATCGATTTCATTCAGAATGCATTGGAGTTGCAACTTTATCGTCTTCGGATCATCCACGGGAAAGGGAAAAGCCGCTTAAAGTGGGAGGTCTATCAAATCTTGAAACAACACCCGCAAGTTGCATGGTTCGGGGATGCACCACCCGAGATCGGCGGTTGGGGGGCGACGATTGTTGAACTAAAACCACCATCTGCTAAATAAACGGTGCAACTCGATTCAACTGTACCGATCCAATTCATTCCATTTCACCTTTAGGTCACTCAGCGGTAGCAAACCGTTTCATCCTCATTCTTCTATCAGAAATATTTTCAAACCACTGTTCGATTAATATTATTTATTTGTTTGAGCACTCTACCGGAATAGAGTTTGCTTTCCAAATCGACATTCATTTTTCGGGATTCAATTGCTGTTCGAAACGAAAAGCGAAGAGGTAGGTGCGATGTGCATGATATTGGATCATGAACTGCTAACAGTGAAGCAAGCACAGCGGTTATTAAATGTCGATCGATGCACTATAAATGAGCTGATCTCATCAGGAAAATTGAGGACAATTCGAACTGGATCTCAATTAAAAGTTGAAGGCAAAAGCGTAAATGAATTGCTCTCTGCAACTGATCGTTTCGATCGGTCATTCCAGCATGGGGAGGGTCCCATTTTGCTTCAGAAGGTATCCCCGCAGGAGCTGGCAATGATTTCCGATTGGACCTGATGCTTCCGATATTAAAAAATTGATGATCCCATTGTCTATGAAGATATTGCGTTCGTCCTGAAAAGTTAAAAAGACCACATAAGGGACACAGAGATTTTTTAAGCGCTCAGAAAGAACAATCCAATTACAAAATTGGAGATTCGATTTCTGGCATTACAAAAAATAGACCTGAAGCTTCCCTCAGCGATGAATCTCATCAATATCATTAGTCTGATTGTTTTAAAGCTGCTTTTTGAGTCCTAAACAAAATTCGACAAATCCAAAGTTCAGTCCAACCGCTTCGGCTAAACTAAGATAGCCACTTCCGCATGCGCATCTGAATGTTTTGTTTGCTATGGAGTTGGTTGGGCTTTGCCAAGCAATGTTTGAACCCAATGAATTTGGACCTTCCAAGCCCGATTCTCAGAAATTATCATTACGATTTTTTCAATCTGGATTTTGGAGCTGGAATCAAATAGATTTGCAATTGTTAGGATTCAGCCTTGAAGGATCGCATACATGGTTAAGGGATAATCGAAAAAGTCCCTTTGTTGAAAGTGGCGCAAAGAGAGCGATGGGATATTAATCCTATCCAGCACCCGTTTTTGGCGCTAAACTGACCGAAAGAATGGGTAAAGATTGTCATTGTGACCATCCGCCGATTGGCCGTCATCGTCAACTTCAATTTAAGCTCGAAATTTGCTAAAACCGTTGAAACGGTCATCGAAAGCGATACGAGTTTTTCATCCACGCCCGAGTTATTCGACCGTTTATGACCAATAAATCAAAGCTGCAGAGCGCTTTAGCGGTCTCTGAAGAGAAAATATCCGATATGGCCGCAAATAGCCAGTCGGCGGATCGGTCAGAATGACATTTTTCTTTTCATTTGACCCGTGTATCTGAGTGGACGGAATTATGTTTTGGAAAAAGCGTCCAATAAAGAGCGCTTTTAACTCGGAATAATTTCCTTCTCTTCCAAATATTGGATCACGACGTTGGCGCATTCTTCCACAGTCATTTTGCTCGTGTCCAGATGAAGCTCTGGATGTTCTGGAGGTTCATAGGGTGCCGAAATTCCTGTGAATTCTGGAATCTGGCCAGCGCGAGCTTTTTTATACAAACCTTTGGGATCCCGTTCCTCTAAAACGCTGAGCGGTGCATCGACAAAGACCTCAATGAAGCGTCCTGGTTCGTGCAATTTCCGCGCCTTATCGCGATCAGCTCGATAGGGGGAAATAAAAGCTGTCATGGTGATAATACCCGCATCAGCGAACAATTTGCCAACTTCGCCAATCCTTCGAATATTTTCTTCCCGATCTTCTGGAGAAAATCCCAGATTTTTGTTCAAACCGTGGCGAATATTATCACCGTCCAAAACATAGGTCAAAATACCTCGGTCATATAATTTTTCTTCCACCGTGTGGGCGATCGTTGATTTGCCAGAGGCGGAAAGGCCCGTAAACCAGATCACTACGCCCTTTTGTTTTAACAATTTCTCGCGATCTTCCCTGGTTACCATGCTGTGATGCCAGGTGATATTTGTTGCTTTTTGTTCCGTCATTAACTATTCCCTTCGATTTTCAGACCATGTTTTCTATTCGATTTATTCAGCTATTCATTATAGTCAACTAATGTCCATTGATACTTCTATAATATTCCATTAAAATATTGATCACTTCGGGCCGACTGAATTCTTTAGCCGGGCGTTGGCCGCTGGCCAACATTTCCCGCAATTTTGTCCCGCTAATTAGCAAACGATCTCCTGGCGTGTGCGGACAGGTCTTCATCGAGGCCATGCCTTCACACTTATAGCACCAAAAGGTCCAATCAATATTGAGCGGCTTGATAGCTAATTTGCCATCATCAATCTCCTGGAAAATTTTTTGTGCATCGAACGGCCCATAATACTTGCCCACGCCCGCATGATCGCGTCCGATAATCAGATGGCTACAGCCGAAATTTTGGCGGAAAATAGCATGAAGCACGGCTTCGCGAGGACCAGCGTAGCGCATTTCCATTGGATAAACCTTGCAAATCACGCGTTCTCGCGGGTAGTAATTTTCAAGGAGAACCTCATAACACTTCATCCGAACGTCGGCTGGGATGTCGTCGTCTTTCAATTTGCCCACGAGAGGATGAATTAAGATGCCATCACTTACTTCAAGGGCGATTTTTGTGACATATTCATGAGAGCGATGAATGGGGTTTCGGGTTTGAAAGGCGGCAACTTTTTCCCAACCTAATTGCGCAAAAATTGCGCGCGTCTCAGCCGGGCGCGCATAATAACTACCGAAGCGCTCGGGATATCCGCCTTCGCTCAGCACTTTCACTGGGCCAGCCAAATACACTTCAGGCTGAGCATAAATTTTTGCTACACCCGGATGCGCAGCATCCGTTGTGCGGAACACCTGGCTGGCTTCGAATTCCTTGTCATAACCGTATTTCTCTTCAACCCTCATGATTCCCATTAGCTCGCTCGATTCATCATCAACCAGAGCAATCTCTTCATTGACCTTAATAGCGTCAGCCTGTGCTTTAGTGACCGCAAGTGTAATTGGAATGGGCCATAAAATACCATTTGCCAATTGCATCGATTTGACGACACTCACATAATCGTCATGTCTGATAAAGCCGTCCAGGGGACTGAACGCCCCAATCCCAAGCATGATCAAGTCCGAAGTTTCTCGTGAGCTCATGCGAACCTGCTGAAGCGATCTTGCTCGGTGAGATTCTTCAGCTTTTTGTTCTGAGCTCACCAGTAGGGGTTTTAATTTACCGCCATGGGGCGGCACTAAGTTGTTCATTTCATAACTCCTTTGTTGTTTATTCGTGATGTCAAGCCAATTAGGTCAGAAATCAAAAATACCAGAAATAAATCATGAGAATAGCAATCACGCCGATTAGAATATTCATCGGGATGCCGATTTTCAAAAAGTCGCTAAATTTGTATCCCCCAGGGCCATAAACCATTAAATTCGTCTGATAACCGATCGGGGTAGCGAAACTGGCTGATGCGCCAATGGCTACGGCAAGGGCAAAGGGCCGCGGGTCCAGCCCTGCTTGATCGGCTGCTGCGAACCCGATAGGGAAAACCAGCGCCGCTGCCGCATTATTGGTAATGATCTCAGTGTAAAAACTGGTCATGAAATAAACCCCAGCTAAGATGCCCAAAGGACCCAACGAGCCGATTAAAAGGATCAGTTTTTCTGCCAAAAACTTAGCAACCCCTGAATTCTCGAGCGCATGGGAGATGCCAAAGGCCGAAGCGATAATCAAAAGCACATTCAATTGCACGCTTTTTTGGGCATCGACTAATGAAATGCATTTAAACAAGATGAGAGCAACGGCTATTATAGCTGTGGTGATGACGATCGGGATAATTTCTAACGCCATCATTAAGATCATAACTACAAACAGTGAGGCTGAAAAATAAGCGTAACGCTTCGGTTTCGAGGGGATATTCTCTGCTTCAGAGACCAGATTGAACTCATTTGAATTGTACCATTTTTTAAGAAAATCATGACGTGCCAGGATCAGAAGTGTATCCCCGGGACGCAAGATGATATCACCGATTTTTTTACGAATCCGCTCCCCATTCCGGTGAATCGCGATGATCACCGCCTGATATCGGCTTCGGAAATTGCTCTCCCGAACATTGACGCCCTTCAGAGGGGAACTGGGAGAAATAACAACTTCAAAAGCTTTTAATTCATCGGAATCATAATTCTTAAGATCGAACTTTGTATCTTTGAGCAAAGATAGTCCTGGTGTCCTTTGCAGTTCGATGATGGTGGCTGGCAACCCGATGAAGAATAACCGATCGCCTAACTGAATCACTTCATCTGGTCCAACTGGGGCTAAGATCTGACCCTGCCGTTCGATTTGGAACAAGAATAGTCCTCTTAAGTGGCGGAGTCCAGCCTCCTCAATTGAACGGCCGATATGTTGAAAATTCGGTTCGACTTTTAGCTCAACTACATACTCGCGTGTGTTTTCCCCGAACTCTACGATAGGTTCCTTTCGATCTGGGAGAAGGCGGTGTCCTAATAATGCTAT encodes:
- a CDS encoding glucose-6-phosphate isomerase, translating into MVGHDYVLKLGNYELECQSAIEQLREQRIIERIWELDYTVWKSQSDEIVNRLGWLQAPSYTKSHIPSIESFIAELRNEGMTHGLLLGMGGSSLAPEVFRSVFGVKPGYLDLAVLDSTVPDVVLTYARRLDPKRTLVIASTKSGGTVETISFTKYFYAWLQDALGDEKAGQHFIAITDPGSGLETLAREWQFRKIFLNDPNIGGRFSALSLFGMVPAALIGVDIEGFLKRADRMAQRCQQHAESNPGAILGAVIGKLAQLGRDKLTFLLSPELIPLGGWIEQLIAESTGKEGRGIVPIIGEAELDPTDYAPDRLFVLIQLAGENGHTHRVNALVEAGHPVIEITLDRCEDLAGELFRWEMATAIACYFLEVNPFDQPNVESSKVAARQMIASYRQSGRLPEMEPTAIVDGIKIWSDASAKNISDAIKRLMDHAQRGENGLSRSYVAIQSFMAPSSEMDASLHKLRTAIQQSYRLATTVGYGPRFLHSTGQLHKGDAGNGLFIQITAPFAEDTLIPEPSEPASSHISFGTLALAQALGDFHALRAANRNIVRFHLSNDVIGGIKKIIESIRKLNKKAL
- the rpiA gene encoding ribose-5-phosphate isomerase RpiA; its protein translation is MINRDKYKKQAAQKAVQLIESGMIIGLGSGSTAWFVLAEIGRLLREGTLEGIVGVPSSKMTEQSAREFGIPLGSLNEFPELDLTIDGADEVDPQLNLIKGGGGALLREKILAEHCRRLIIAVDESKLSPILGMKHPVPVEVIPFGYQPVLNFLSTLAAEAKLRLDQTHQPVLTDQGNYIIDCKFAGLSEPEKLAAKLSSKAGIVEHGLFINLASDVIVAGKHGIQHLVAMHKNRNDQS
- the zwf gene encoding glucose-6-phosphate dehydrogenase yields the protein MEKVENFVMVIFGASGELTKRKLIPSLFELYRKNKLPVNFAILGVGRSDYDDESFREKVNINVKLFAKSKPVNPKLLRDFLGKVFYEELDPTNSEAYEQLKTRLGELDQLVEANGNMIYYLAIPSSIYATVVTNLGVHGLHQSSDHRGWKRIVLEKPLCSDLAGACSLNAQLHEYFQEQQIFRMDHLFAKEGLQNIIAFRLANSMFEPLWNRNYIQRVEITAAESVGVEDRPEYYDANGALRDMVQTHLLPLMSLFAMDPPSRFEAETIRNEKIKVFHSLVPILQENVSKQVVRGQYLESIIRGEKIAAYRKEKKVDKDSRTETYVAMKFFIDNWRWGGVPFYIRTGKRLPTKITEVAFYFKKSPHSLFTREFPTRYNDNQLVFRIQPDEGIWFKFGMKMPSGGFNIKSVNVDFHYKDLGEIEFPEPYEQMLLDCIQGDLMMFTRSDVMEACWAFLNPILTAWHENPEIKLYGYVAGSWGPKEAANLLEPGEEWRYLSKELVNGVESVEL
- a CDS encoding SMC family ATPase → MIIRSIKLKNYRRFRELELELPENLIGIVGNNGAGKTTIVEAIGWCLYGNRIRRTDKQDVRSQCCGAGETCSVELIFTCGDHEYRIVRQLKGRAANVEAALYLNADREPIAVQERGVNDYVEQLLNLDYRSFFISVFARQKDLAAISTLQPEDRRKSIARLINIETIDRARNDIRTDRSTKEARLAGITSSLKDESELKEQEKQLKLKLDAVVQSREELNQKLLHLQEQMDGLKQEFEAQNQIRDQYQSIQARIEKWKSRQADFESRLRRTQQNIEAIQKAKQELEFLRPQLADYNKIQREKERLDKESVKYFQLKAKEEELQRLAQRITKEQVALTRLDEELKALAGIDQKVIDQNNEIARLETERENLRKQLSSVEGQKLKVREKGVEIKEKRTKIESLGPESPCPVCTRPLHDHYDQVLAQFDADLNRLRQEFLALSEDEKKLNQAVAEISEKLKQTNQFRDGLLQAQEQFRERDKQRNQTKERLEDLLRSQKQLKGEVAEIGKVEYNEADHQELKKKLKLLTELRDQALKFEEQLKRLPDEQQELQQITATLKDLAAEIAQEHERLFALNFDEAKYLSLKQQVEKQQRLIDQVREQIHETEQEIVRIQKDNDYVKNELNTIRRLQQEIDQLKQEIVDLKLLDHHLGVFRQELSGRIRPLIANRASELLHLTTQGRYSVLELDDDYNIYLYDQANRFPLARFSGGEQDLANLCLRIAISQVVAERSGRSQINFIVLDEIFGSQDEQRKDLILNALQHLSSQFRQIFIISHVEGIKDALPVIISVEEKSLDESVAKLL
- a CDS encoding Smr/MutS family protein, with the translated sequence MGQKNDNIKPSDKPEELDEALPESIEVTDVLDLHGFFPEQVPEIVIDFIQNALELQLYRLRIIHGKGKSRLKWEVYQILKQHPQVAWFGDAPPEIGGWGATIVELKPPSAK